The Haemophilus parainfluenzae genome window below encodes:
- a CDS encoding isochorismate synthase MenF: MGPLEQAKSALIRQFDALATTEQQASIVHLQTKVESDVDLLAWMKGQSVYPQFYLRFRDEAKTVAAVGKVRSFSDVNLAQQFIQEHGFPLVGGLQFQGESQFILPQVLIEQQNGETVVSVFVETNKLDSAKVVLNSFEKTTALLPLNQLTIENVEPKANQGTWCDWVNQALTQIRQGELTKLVLANETVFRIQGELNGKDFLAASQAKNSGCYHFLWADNAQNCFVGSTPERLFARDNRQLFTEALAGTAPVSDNPSENDERANWLLNDEKNLNENWLVVEDISQNISHLVEQITVDDVALKSLRKVQHLIRKMQAELTALCTDADLLKAIHPTAAVSGLPQQQAKKALAEIETFDRRWYAGTLGMMSQHLSEFCVTIRSAFIEENRVRVFAGAGIVEGSQPVEEWLEIERKAAGLISLFAENNGE; the protein is encoded by the coding sequence ATGGGCCCTTTAGAACAAGCTAAATCTGCGCTAATTCGCCAATTTGACGCTTTGGCAACAACGGAGCAGCAAGCATCTATTGTACATCTTCAAACGAAGGTGGAATCGGATGTTGATCTTTTGGCATGGATGAAAGGGCAGTCAGTCTATCCGCAATTTTATTTGCGTTTTCGTGATGAAGCTAAAACCGTCGCTGCCGTGGGTAAAGTGCGGTCATTTTCAGATGTGAATTTGGCACAGCAATTTATTCAAGAGCACGGTTTCCCTTTAGTGGGCGGTTTACAGTTCCAAGGTGAAAGTCAGTTTATTTTGCCTCAAGTTTTAATTGAACAGCAAAATGGTGAGACAGTAGTTTCTGTTTTTGTTGAAACAAATAAGCTTGATTCAGCAAAAGTGGTTCTAAATTCATTTGAAAAAACGACCGCACTTTTACCCCTCAATCAATTAACCATCGAAAACGTAGAGCCAAAAGCGAATCAAGGCACTTGGTGTGATTGGGTCAACCAAGCACTTACCCAAATTCGACAAGGGGAATTAACCAAGCTCGTCTTAGCAAATGAAACAGTGTTTCGTATTCAAGGTGAGTTAAACGGAAAAGATTTTCTTGCGGCAAGCCAAGCAAAAAATAGCGGTTGTTACCATTTTCTATGGGCAGATAACGCCCAAAACTGTTTTGTGGGCTCAACACCAGAACGCCTGTTTGCACGAGATAATCGCCAGTTATTTACGGAGGCCCTTGCGGGCACAGCGCCTGTTAGTGATAATCCGAGTGAAAATGATGAACGTGCGAATTGGCTGTTAAATGATGAAAAAAACCTCAATGAAAACTGGTTGGTAGTTGAGGATATTTCACAAAATATCAGTCACTTAGTGGAACAAATTACTGTTGATGATGTCGCATTAAAGTCATTACGCAAAGTGCAGCATTTGATTCGAAAAATGCAAGCAGAATTGACCGCACTTTGTACGGATGCCGATTTACTGAAGGCGATTCATCCAACGGCGGCTGTATCAGGCTTACCACAGCAGCAAGCAAAGAAAGCCTTGGCTGAAATCGAAACTTTTGATCGTCGTTGGTATGCCGGTACATTAGGCATGATGAGTCAACATCTTTCAGAATTTTGCGTCACCATTCGTTCGGCTTTTATTGAAGAAAACCGAGTGCGTGTATTTGCTGGAGCCGGTATTGTGGAAGGCTCACAACCTGTAGAAGAATGGTTAGAAATTGAACGTAAAGCGGCAGGGCTCATTTCCTTGTTTGCAGAGAATAACGGAGAATAA
- a CDS encoding 5-methyltetrahydropteroyltriglutamate--homocysteine S-methyltransferase, which yields MTSKTLPFHADTVSSYLRSQPLKEARAKFAAGGLSREQLTEVEDQEIAKLVQAQLNAGIQVITDGEYRRAFWHIDFLENLNGIEGYHPEHGYKFNGVETKPYNTRCCGKVSWNPNHPFIEHFKKLKDIVGDRGVVKYTIPSPNQLMYPIQWDTGVYATRAEFAKDVQQAYKDAIKAFYDAGCRYLQFDDVYWGSLCNNHLKPEFEADKAQALENIRVVLAAKPADMVITTHVCRGNFRSTYLLTGAYDPIADALFGQTQYDGYFLEYDDERSGGFEPLKHFANNPHKGRVVLGLISSKFPELEDKAAIKARIKEAAQYVPLEQLCLSPQCGFASTEEGNIMTEAQQWTKVRYVEEIAKEVWGED from the coding sequence ATGACATCAAAAACACTTCCCTTCCACGCTGATACTGTGAGCTCATATTTACGTTCTCAACCTTTAAAAGAAGCCCGTGCAAAATTTGCAGCAGGCGGACTTTCTCGTGAACAATTAACGGAAGTTGAAGATCAAGAAATTGCTAAATTAGTACAAGCACAGTTAAATGCCGGTATTCAAGTGATCACAGATGGGGAATATCGTCGTGCATTTTGGCATATTGATTTCTTAGAAAACCTAAATGGCATCGAAGGTTATCACCCTGAACACGGTTATAAATTTAATGGCGTGGAAACCAAACCTTACAATACTCGCTGCTGCGGTAAAGTCTCTTGGAATCCAAACCATCCATTTATCGAACATTTCAAAAAATTAAAAGATATTGTTGGGGATCGTGGCGTCGTAAAATATACCATCCCTAGTCCGAATCAATTAATGTATCCAATCCAATGGGATACAGGCGTTTATGCGACACGTGCAGAATTTGCCAAAGATGTTCAACAAGCGTATAAAGATGCGATTAAAGCCTTCTATGATGCGGGCTGTCGTTATTTACAATTTGATGATGTATATTGGGGTTCACTCTGTAACAATCACTTAAAACCAGAATTTGAAGCAGATAAAGCACAGGCGCTTGAAAATATTCGAGTAGTATTAGCTGCTAAACCAGCAGATATGGTTATCACAACGCATGTTTGTCGTGGCAATTTCCGTTCAACTTATTTATTAACCGGTGCATACGATCCTATTGCGGATGCGTTATTCGGCCAAACCCAATACGATGGCTACTTCCTAGAATATGATGACGAACGTTCTGGTGGATTTGAACCATTAAAACATTTTGCCAATAATCCACACAAAGGCCGTGTTGTATTAGGTTTAATCAGTTCAAAATTCCCTGAATTAGAAGATAAAGCAGCTATTAAAGCACGCATTAAAGAAGCGGCTCAATATGTTCCACTTGAGCAGCTTTGCTTAAGCCCACAATGTGGTTTTGCGTCAACAGAAGAAGGGAATATCATGACGGAAGCGCAACAATGGACAAAAGTCCGTTATGTTGAAGAAATTGCTAAAGAAGTATGGGGTGAAGATTAA
- a CDS encoding NAD(P)/FAD-dependent oxidoreductase, with protein MSHYSENIIIGAGAAGLFCAAQLGKLGKQATIFDNGKKIGRKILMSGGGFCNFTNMEITSGRYISQNKHFVKSALKRYTQWDFIALVAEYGIPYHEKELGQLFCDNGAEDIVKMLGAECDKYGVSIQLRSEVSDIEAIENIPNARFKLKVNTVEWQCQNLIIATGGLSMPGLGASPFGYQIAEQFGLNVIPPRASLVPFTWRESEKFYSALSGVSLDVAATNQHKTFTHQMLFTHRGLSGPAILQISNYWQPGESIHLDLLPYNNIRHHLDEMRQSSPKLQLKTVLSRLLPKKLVELWLEQDLIQDEVIANLSKVRLESLENLIHNWQFIPNGTEGYRTAEVTMGGVDTHEISSKTMEATKIKGLYFIGEVLDVVGWLGGYNFQWAWSSAAVCAMGIAES; from the coding sequence ATGTCTCATTATTCAGAAAATATCATTATTGGAGCCGGTGCTGCCGGCTTATTTTGTGCCGCACAGTTAGGCAAGCTGGGCAAACAAGCCACCATTTTTGATAACGGTAAGAAAATTGGTCGAAAAATTTTAATGTCTGGCGGTGGATTCTGTAATTTCACCAATATGGAAATCACATCTGGCCGTTATATCAGCCAAAATAAACATTTCGTCAAATCTGCCTTAAAACGTTATACACAATGGGACTTCATTGCTTTAGTCGCTGAGTACGGCATCCCTTACCACGAAAAAGAATTAGGTCAGTTATTTTGTGATAATGGCGCAGAAGATATTGTGAAGATGCTCGGAGCCGAATGTGACAAATACGGTGTCAGCATTCAACTACGAAGCGAAGTCAGTGATATTGAGGCCATTGAAAATATCCCTAATGCACGGTTCAAATTAAAGGTAAATACAGTTGAATGGCAATGCCAAAATTTGATTATTGCCACGGGCGGGCTCTCTATGCCTGGCTTAGGCGCTTCGCCTTTTGGCTATCAAATTGCAGAACAATTTGGGTTAAATGTGATTCCTCCGCGAGCAAGTCTTGTGCCATTCACGTGGCGAGAAAGTGAAAAATTCTACTCGGCACTCTCTGGCGTTTCATTAGATGTGGCTGCAACGAATCAGCACAAAACCTTTACTCATCAAATGCTGTTTACCCATCGTGGCTTATCAGGCCCTGCTATTTTACAAATATCCAATTATTGGCAACCTGGTGAAAGCATTCATTTAGATTTATTGCCTTATAACAATATTCGACATCACCTAGATGAGATGCGTCAATCTTCGCCAAAATTGCAGTTAAAAACCGTATTAAGTCGCTTATTACCGAAAAAATTAGTCGAGCTTTGGTTAGAACAAGACTTGATTCAAGATGAAGTGATTGCGAACTTAAGTAAAGTGCGGTTAGAAAGTTTAGAGAATTTAATCCACAATTGGCAATTCATTCCTAATGGCACTGAGGGCTACCGCACGGCTGAAGTCACAATGGGGGGGGTCGATACTCATGAGATCTCATCTAAAACTATGGAGGCGACAAAGATTAAAGGTCTCTATTTTATCGGTGAAGTGCTCGATGTTGTCGGTTGGTTAGGCGGCTACAATTTCCAATGGGCATGGAGTTCGGCTGCTGTTTGTGCAATGGGGATTGCTGAAAGTTAA
- a CDS encoding DsbE family thiol:disulfide interchange protein: MNKKFILFLPLILLLSICLLLFVGLHKDPKQIASALIDKPVPEFYQANLLEPSQIVSPRDFPQKPFLLNVWGSWCGYCQQEHPLLMEISKEVPIVGIDYRDKPQNGIAMLERMGNPFILTIDDSRGEFAMQLGVDGAPETYVVDEHGMIRYRHSGYMDRETWLTEIKPKLDELTKK, from the coding sequence ATGAATAAAAAGTTTATTTTGTTTTTACCGCTGATTTTGTTATTGAGTATTTGCTTACTGCTTTTTGTTGGCTTACACAAAGATCCAAAACAAATTGCCTCAGCACTCATTGATAAGCCTGTGCCAGAATTCTATCAAGCAAATCTACTTGAACCGAGTCAAATTGTCAGCCCAAGAGATTTTCCCCAAAAACCGTTCCTACTTAACGTGTGGGGAAGTTGGTGTGGCTATTGCCAACAGGAACACCCTCTTTTGATGGAAATTTCAAAAGAAGTGCCAATTGTGGGCATCGACTATCGTGACAAACCACAAAACGGTATTGCAATGCTCGAACGCATGGGCAATCCATTTATACTCACTATTGACGATAGCCGTGGTGAATTTGCGATGCAATTAGGCGTAGATGGCGCACCAGAAACCTATGTTGTCGATGAGCACGGCATGATCCGTTATCGTCATTCTGGCTATATGGATAGAGAGACATGGCTCACTGAGATCAAACCAAAACTTGATGAATTAACTAAAAAGTAA
- the nrfF gene encoding heme lyase NrfEFG subunit NrfF, whose product MKKLTRFLTALLLTFALFAHAEMVDTYAFKNQTDRTRAVELAKSLRCPQCQNQNLVESNSPIAYDLRIEVYKMVDEGKTNQQIIDTMTARFGNFVNYKPPFQWNTALLWLLPILLLIGAFALILFSTKKSEGEPKQLENQLHTAPKEEKSAVKFETKSAIWVFAILLILPLSYYFSLDRFERVQQGEKEMLELANKKTDTSMVHQKEDMVLKIQNKIREDVNNPELWAQLGDAYMQNDEFDHALIAYSNAEKISGTTPAILGLKATALYYQAGQNITPQIQQIMDEALKQDKHEISVMTLLATEAFKNHEAEKAKAYWQQLLDSGNAAVDRRTVIQRIKMIDYFEKGQTSQ is encoded by the coding sequence ATGAAAAAATTAACCCGATTTCTGACCGCACTTTTACTGACTTTCGCCCTTTTTGCTCACGCAGAAATGGTGGATACCTATGCGTTTAAAAACCAAACCGATCGCACTCGTGCTGTTGAACTGGCGAAATCCTTACGTTGCCCACAATGTCAGAATCAAAACTTAGTTGAGTCCAATTCACCAATTGCTTATGACTTACGTATTGAAGTCTATAAAATGGTGGATGAAGGAAAAACGAATCAGCAAATTATCGACACGATGACAGCTCGTTTCGGTAATTTCGTAAACTATAAGCCACCTTTCCAATGGAATACAGCACTACTCTGGCTATTGCCTATTTTGTTATTAATTGGGGCTTTTGCGTTAATTTTATTTTCTACTAAAAAATCAGAAGGCGAGCCAAAACAACTCGAAAATCAACTTCATACTGCCCCTAAAGAAGAAAAAAGTGCGGTCAAATTTGAAACCAAATCCGCCATTTGGGTCTTTGCTATTTTATTAATTCTTCCCTTAAGTTATTACTTCTCCCTTGATCGTTTTGAACGTGTTCAACAAGGCGAAAAAGAGATGCTTGAGCTTGCCAATAAAAAAACAGATACATCAATGGTGCATCAAAAAGAAGATATGGTGCTCAAAATTCAAAATAAAATTCGAGAAGATGTAAATAACCCTGAGCTTTGGGCTCAGCTAGGTGATGCCTACATGCAAAATGATGAATTTGATCATGCGCTCATCGCCTATAGCAATGCAGAAAAAATTTCAGGCACAACTCCCGCTATTTTAGGCCTAAAAGCGACCGCACTTTATTATCAAGCCGGTCAAAACATCACACCACAAATCCAGCAAATAATGGATGAGGCGTTAAAACAAGATAAACATGAAATATCAGTAATGACATTATTGGCGACCGAAGCCTTTAAAAATCATGAAGCTGAAAAAGCCAAAGCTTATTGGCAGCAATTATTAGATTCTGGTAATGCTGCCGTGGATCGCCGTACTGTCATCCAACGAATCAAAATGATAGACTATTTTGAAAAAGGACAAACCTCACAATAA
- the menH gene encoding 2-succinyl-6-hydroxy-2,4-cyclohexadiene-1-carboxylate synthase, which translates to MMNLIFLHGLLGTKSDWQKVIENLPHFHCLSLDLPFHGENKTVAVEDFEQTAQFLESQIQSLIKDEPYILIGYSLGGRVAQYYAIHAQVQRGNLQAVILEGANLGLQSEQEKQSRLVNDKMWAKRFFHEPPEAVLEDWYQQPVFSHLNEQQRKALIEKRKVNCGANIGNMLLATSLAKQPDFREKVRSSLLPFFYFCGERDQKFRQMAEAHQLDLTIIPNAGHNAHLENPTYFAEKIENIVLKIAQP; encoded by the coding sequence ATGATGAATCTTATCTTCCTCCACGGCTTACTTGGTACAAAATCGGACTGGCAAAAAGTCATCGAAAATCTACCGCACTTTCATTGTCTCTCTCTCGATTTACCGTTTCATGGAGAGAATAAAACTGTAGCGGTTGAAGATTTTGAGCAAACGGCCCAATTTCTTGAAAGCCAAATACAAAGTCTCATAAAAGATGAACCTTATATCCTGATCGGTTATTCACTTGGTGGGCGAGTCGCACAATATTATGCAATACATGCTCAAGTGCAAAGAGGCAATTTACAAGCAGTGATTTTAGAAGGGGCGAATTTAGGTTTGCAGTCTGAGCAAGAAAAACAAAGTCGTTTAGTTAATGACAAAATGTGGGCTAAGCGTTTTTTCCATGAACCCCCTGAAGCCGTACTCGAAGATTGGTATCAACAACCCGTCTTTTCTCATTTGAATGAACAACAACGCAAAGCATTAATTGAAAAGAGAAAAGTCAATTGTGGGGCAAATATAGGCAATATGTTATTAGCCACTAGCCTTGCCAAACAGCCTGATTTTCGAGAGAAAGTGCGGTCAAGTTTGCTGCCATTTTTTTATTTTTGTGGTGAACGAGATCAGAAGTTTCGCCAAATGGCAGAGGCTCATCAACTTGATTTAACGATTATTCCTAATGCTGGTCATAATGCACATTTAGAAAACCCAACATATTTTGCTGAAAAAATCGAAAATATCGTATTAAAAATTGCTCAACCTTAA
- the menD gene encoding 2-succinyl-5-enolpyruvyl-6-hydroxy-3-cyclohexene-1-carboxylic-acid synthase — protein sequence MSVSVFNRCWSKVILETLVRQGVSHFCIAPGSRSTPLTLEAVRLQNASRATCHSHFDERGLGFFALGIAKSTQAPVAVIVTSGTAAANLYPAIIEARQTGVNLIILTADRPPELWECGANQAIVQQNMFADYPVASVNLPKPQADYGAKWLISTLEQACYKQKQQPGVVHINVPFAEPLYNAQEQEIDGHPWLMPIQRWLSQPKNWVDHQPLQQEVLMHENWDTWRTKRGVIVAGQLTPEQAMGINSWANTMGWILLTDIQSGVEPLTPYADIWLANQTVKQKLLQADIVIQFGSRFISKRINQFLAEFQGEFWVVEQSQNAVDPNHHTQTRFNAKAHHWLRAHPPLRQKPWLLEPLALSKFCATFIEQQVGGNLNEASLAHHIERVLPYNGILFLGNSLFVRLVDALTKLPEGYPIFTNRGASGIDGLLATAAGIGIGADQPVVAMIGDTSTLYDLNSLALFKNVTQPTIIFVINNNGGAIFDMLPVDEEVKEQFYRLPHNGDFSQVAAMFGLKYALPYTWADLSSVLKQAYTRRRATLIEIKTNPSDGSATYKRLIEQISHAVVGE from the coding sequence ATGTCTGTAAGCGTATTTAATCGTTGTTGGTCAAAAGTGATCTTAGAAACCTTGGTTCGCCAAGGAGTGAGTCACTTTTGTATTGCGCCTGGTTCTCGCTCAACACCTTTAACGCTAGAAGCTGTGCGTTTACAAAATGCCTCTCGAGCAACTTGCCATAGTCATTTTGATGAGCGTGGCTTAGGCTTTTTTGCCTTGGGGATTGCAAAATCCACACAAGCACCTGTTGCTGTGATTGTAACCTCAGGCACTGCTGCAGCAAATTTATATCCAGCGATTATTGAAGCTCGCCAAACAGGCGTGAATTTAATTATTCTTACTGCCGATCGACCACCTGAATTGTGGGAATGTGGTGCGAATCAAGCGATCGTGCAACAAAATATGTTTGCTGATTACCCAGTGGCAAGTGTCAATTTACCGAAACCTCAAGCCGATTATGGGGCAAAATGGTTAATTTCTACGTTAGAACAAGCATGTTATAAACAAAAGCAACAACCAGGCGTGGTGCATATCAACGTACCTTTTGCAGAGCCACTTTATAATGCGCAAGAACAAGAAATTGACGGTCATCCGTGGTTAATGCCAATTCAACGTTGGTTAAGTCAGCCTAAAAATTGGGTTGATCATCAGCCATTACAACAAGAAGTGTTGATGCACGAGAATTGGGATACTTGGCGTACGAAACGTGGTGTCATTGTGGCTGGTCAATTAACGCCTGAACAAGCAATGGGGATTAACTCGTGGGCAAATACCATGGGCTGGATTTTGCTGACGGATATTCAATCTGGTGTCGAGCCACTTACCCCTTATGCAGATATTTGGCTAGCAAATCAAACTGTGAAGCAAAAATTACTTCAAGCAGATATCGTAATCCAATTTGGTTCTCGTTTTATCAGTAAACGTATTAATCAATTCTTAGCGGAATTCCAAGGCGAATTTTGGGTGGTGGAGCAAAGTCAAAATGCAGTCGATCCAAATCACCATACGCAAACTCGCTTTAACGCCAAAGCACATCATTGGTTGCGTGCACATCCGCCATTGCGTCAAAAACCTTGGTTACTCGAGCCACTTGCGCTTTCAAAATTCTGTGCAACCTTTATCGAACAACAAGTCGGTGGTAATCTTAATGAAGCCTCACTAGCACATCATATTGAGCGTGTTTTACCTTACAACGGTATTCTGTTCTTAGGAAATAGCCTTTTTGTAAGATTGGTTGATGCGTTAACGAAACTACCAGAAGGGTATCCAATTTTCACCAACCGTGGTGCAAGCGGGATTGATGGCTTATTAGCCACGGCTGCAGGTATTGGTATCGGCGCCGATCAGCCAGTGGTAGCCATGATTGGTGATACGTCAACACTTTATGATTTGAACTCTTTAGCCTTATTTAAGAATGTCACTCAACCGACTATTATTTTTGTGATTAATAATAATGGCGGTGCAATCTTTGATATGTTGCCGGTGGATGAAGAGGTGAAAGAGCAATTCTATCGTTTGCCACATAATGGCGATTTCTCTCAAGTCGCCGCAATGTTTGGTTTAAAATATGCTTTACCTTACACCTGGGCAGATTTAAGCTCAGTGTTAAAACAAGCTTATACTCGCCGCCGTGCTACGCTCATTGAGATAAAAACAAACCCTAGCGATGGCAGTGCAACTTATAAGCGCTTGATTGAACAAATCAGCCACGCCGTGGTTGGTGAATAA
- a CDS encoding MFS transporter, giving the protein MSSQLRNDPFKVALASMVGTAIEFFDYYIYAAAAVLVFNTQFFQSGDPLSDDLLSLSTLALAFFARPIGSALFGHFGDKIGRKKTLVASLVLMGGSTVIIGLLPTYSQIGIWAPILLCICRVGQGIGLGGEWGGAALVATENAPEGKRAWYGTFPQLGAPIGLFVANATFFLVSYFWGQQALVEWAWRIPFISSLALVLVGLYVRLTLHESHVFIEAEEKGKKLKAPVSVVFTKHFKPMVIGTFIMVATYSLFYIMTAFAQAYSRTPSTLSEAGYPMGLGIPANTFTGLLLISAIVFAIFISISGLYADKIGRRKWLIWTTVSILIFALCMPLFLGNGTPTSVFAFLVIGMALMGMTFGPMAALLPELFPTEVRYSGASLAYNIASIIGATIAAMISLKINALYGLMGVGIYLAINAFLTLLALLASKETKNVDLTQI; this is encoded by the coding sequence ATGTCCTCACAACTTCGTAATGATCCATTTAAGGTTGCTTTGGCATCCATGGTGGGTACTGCAATTGAATTCTTTGATTATTATATCTATGCCGCTGCGGCAGTATTAGTTTTTAACACGCAATTCTTCCAGAGCGGTGATCCGCTTTCAGATGATTTACTTTCTCTTTCCACATTAGCCTTAGCGTTCTTTGCTCGTCCAATTGGCTCTGCTTTATTTGGGCATTTCGGTGATAAGATCGGTCGTAAGAAAACCTTGGTCGCCTCTTTGGTTTTAATGGGGGGCTCTACGGTTATTATCGGCTTGTTGCCGACTTATTCTCAAATTGGTATTTGGGCACCGATTTTGTTATGTATCTGCCGCGTCGGTCAAGGTATTGGCCTTGGTGGTGAATGGGGTGGCGCCGCTTTAGTGGCAACAGAAAATGCACCAGAAGGAAAACGTGCTTGGTATGGTACATTCCCTCAATTAGGTGCGCCAATTGGTTTATTTGTGGCTAATGCGACCTTCTTCTTAGTGAGCTATTTCTGGGGCCAGCAAGCCCTTGTTGAGTGGGCGTGGCGTATTCCATTTATCTCTTCTTTAGCCTTAGTTTTAGTTGGGTTATATGTTCGTTTAACCTTACATGAAAGCCATGTGTTCATTGAAGCAGAAGAAAAAGGGAAAAAATTAAAAGCACCGGTGAGTGTGGTATTCACTAAACACTTTAAACCAATGGTGATTGGTACCTTTATTATGGTGGCAACCTATTCCTTGTTCTATATTATGACCGCCTTTGCACAAGCGTATTCTCGCACACCGTCAACCCTTTCAGAAGCGGGTTATCCAATGGGGTTAGGCATTCCTGCCAATACCTTCACGGGATTACTTTTAATAAGCGCGATTGTTTTTGCGATTTTTATCAGTATTTCAGGCCTTTATGCAGATAAAATTGGTCGCCGTAAATGGTTGATTTGGACAACGGTCAGCATTTTAATTTTCGCGTTATGTATGCCATTATTCCTTGGAAATGGCACACCAACCTCCGTATTTGCTTTCTTGGTAATTGGTATGGCATTAATGGGCATGACATTTGGCCCAATGGCAGCGTTATTGCCTGAATTATTCCCAACAGAAGTGCGTTATTCTGGGGCTTCTTTAGCTTACAACATTGCATCGATTATCGGGGCTACCATTGCAGCAATGATTTCATTAAAAATCAATGCTCTCTATGGCTTAATGGGCGTGGGGATTTATTTAGCCATTAATGCATTTTTAACCTTGTTAGCATTATTAGCCTCAAAAGAAACGAAAAACGTCGATTTAACGCAAATCTAG